A single genomic interval of Antechinus flavipes isolate AdamAnt ecotype Samford, QLD, Australia chromosome 1, AdamAnt_v2, whole genome shotgun sequence harbors:
- the ACOT13 gene encoding acyl-coenzyme A thioesterase 13, giving the protein MSPQALQNLREVMKFLAETRGFDRVIEKVNILSTSPGKVVCEMKVGEEHTNRMGTLHGGLTATLVDVVSTVALMNTESGKPGVSVDMNITYLSPAKIGEEILIAAHILKQGKTLAFASVDLTNKTTGKLVAQGRHTKHLGS; this is encoded by the exons ATGAGTCCTCAGGCTCTGCAAAACTTGCGGGAGGTGATGAAGTTTCTCGCGGAGACGCGTGGCTTTGATAGAGTTATAGAAAAG GTTAATATTCTTTCTACAAGTCCTGGAAAGGTGGTTTGTGAAATGAAAGTTGGAGAAGAACATACCAATAGGATGGGCACTCTACATGGTGGTTTAACAGCAACTCTGGTAGATGTTGTATCTACAGTTGCTTTGATGAATACAGAAAGTGGAAAACCTGGAGTCAGCGTGGACATGAATATAAC ATATTTGTCCCCAGCTAAAATAGGAGAAGAAATCTTGATTGCTGCTCACATTCTGAAGCAAGGAAAAACTCTTGCCTTTGCAAGTGTGGACCTGACAAACAAGACCACCGGAAAGTTGGTAGCACAAGGCAGACACACGAAACACCTAGGAAgctaa
- the TDP2 gene encoding tyrosyl-DNA phosphodiesterase 2 → MEMDGSVEAPADLEERVVQERQRQCAEFAAITGRECGLAQCYLAENDWQMERALNSYFESAGDEGAPDARPRTPAPAAGICVDLTKEPTNNVNSTCVNIENTCGQKEDDSTFSLITWNIDGLDIHNLQDRAKGVCEYLALYTPDVVFLQEVIPPYYSYLKKRATSYTIISGNEDGYFTVIMLKKSRVKLISHEIAPFPTTQMMRNLLCVHVSICGNELCLLNSHFESTRNHARERMNQLKMVLKKMQEVPESITVIFGGDTNLRDHEVSKSGGLPEKILDVWEFLGKPEHCRYTWDTQANTNLAIEATCKLRFDRIFFRPAADGCNIIPRSLDLIGLEKLDCGRFPSDHWGLLCGFDVIL, encoded by the exons ATGGAGATGGACGGCTCTGTGGAGGCGCCAGCGGATCTGGAGGAGCGCGTGGTCCAGGAGCGCCAGCGGCAGTGCGCCGAGTTCGCGGCGATTACGGGCCGCGAATGCGGCTTGGCTCAGTGCTACCTGGCGGAGAACGACTGGCAGATGGAA AGGGCGCTCAACTCCTACTTCGAATCGGCTGGGGACGAGGGTGCGCCGGACGCTAGGCCGAGGACGCCCGCCCCCGCCGCGGGGATCTG TGTTGACCTGACAAAAGAACCAACAAATAATGTCAACAGTACCTGTGTCAATATAGAGAATACCTGTGGCCAGAAAGAAGATGACAGTACATTTTCTTTGATTACATGGAATATTGATGGATTGGATATACACAATTTGCAAGATAGGGCTAAAGGCGTGTGTGAATATTTAGCTTT gtaCACTCCTGATGTGGTTTTTCTTCAAGAGGTGATTCCACCATACTACAGTTACTTAAAGAAAAGAGCAACCAGTTACACAATTATTTCAG gtaaTGAAGATGGCTATTTCACTGTAATAATGTTGAAGAAGTCAAGAGTGAAGTTAATAAGTCATGAAATTGCACCTTTTCCAACTACCCAAATGATGAGAAACcttttgtgtgtgcat GTGTCTATATGTGGTAATGAACTTTGCCTTTTGAACTCACACTTTGAGAGTACCAGAAACCATGCTCGGGAACGGATGAATCAGCTAAAAATGGTGCTAAAGAAAATGCAAGAGGTTCCAGAGTCAATTACAGTTATATTTGGAGGAGATACAAATTTAAGGGACCATGAA gTTTCTAAATCAGGTGGCTTGCCAGAAAAAATTTTGGATGTTTGGGAGTTTTTGGGCAAACCTGAACATTGCCGTTATACTTGGGATACACAAGCCAACACTAATTTGGCAATAGAGGCTACTTGTAAACTACGGTTTGATAGAATATTTTTCAGACCTGCAGCTGATGGTTGTAACATTATTCCACGCAGTTTAGACCTAATAGGGTTAGAAAAACTGGACTGTGGTAGATTTCCTAGTGATCATTGGGGTCTTCTATGTGGCTTTGATGTAATACTGTGA